One Aphidius gifuensis isolate YNYX2018 linkage group LG3, ASM1490517v1, whole genome shotgun sequence DNA window includes the following coding sequences:
- the LOC122851389 gene encoding protein escargot-like, whose product MLVDEMPRSFVKKNNSYSHCPLKKRPVHVMLYEEEPEIVKDEIIDVVTDDIPEPENLSTKPEDLSKNADRRSVSRSPSPPRKVHIQENCVPVRVSPPVSPQSPINHYPLKPQTPPVGIAPIHQIVKKERVEVIQHDGGSVASAPMHYITSHKSSIDLNNINTPVEPVPHYATPAWTRAAPLYPPHYLPYSAAYRFPHHHPGTELYPAYPLPAYPHSSPEHASISPPPQHVALTCPTIQRPIARSYNHWATTSSSSSPDHCGLSPTSSLGYGSLRSPPPVTPEDLSSPGSDSGRSSAGSTSAGSTILMKIDQNTTPMTGGNNTTTTTTSSSSTSSSSPRYQCQDCGKSYSTYSGLSKHQQFHCAAAEGQTKKSFSCKYCEKVYFSLGALKMHIRTHTLPCKCHLCGKAFSRPWLLQGHIRTHTGEKPFSCQHCNRAFADRSNLRAHLQTHSDVKKYSCTSCSKTFSRMSLLTKHQEGGCPGMSVPIGYGC is encoded by the exons atgcTTGTTGACGAGATGCCAAGAAGTTTTGTCAAGAAAAACAACAGTTACAGTCACTGTCCGCTTAAAAAGCGACCAGTGCATGTAATGTTGTATGAAGAAGAACCAGAAATTGTAAAAG aTGAAATCATTGACGTTGTGACAGATGATATACCAGAACCAGAAAATCTCAGTACAAAGCCAGAAGATCTCAGTAAAAATGCTGATAGACGTTCAGTATCACgttcaccatcaccaccaagAAAAGTGCATATTCAAGAAAATTGTGTACCAGTTCGTGTATCACCACCAGTATCACCACAATCACCAATAAATCATTATCCATTAAAACCACAAACACCACCAGTTGGTATTGCACCAATTCatcaaattgttaaaaaagaaCGTGTTGAAGTTATTCAACATGATGGTGGTTCAGTAGCATCAGCACCAATGCATTATATAACAAGccataaatcatcaattgatttaaataatataaatacaccAGTTGAGCCAGTACCACATTATGCAACACCAGCATGGACAAGAGCAGCTCCATTATATCCACCACATTATTTGCCATATTCAGCAGCATATCGTTTTCCACATCATCATCCTGGTACTGAATTATATCCAGCATATCCATTACCAGCATATCCACATTCATCGCCTGAGCATGCATCGatatcaccaccaccacaacaTGTAGCATTAACATGTCCAACAATACAAAGACCAATTGCAAGAAGTTATAATCATTGggcaacaacatcatcatcatcaagtccAGATCATTGTGGTTTATCACCAACAAGTTCACTTGGTTATGGATCATTAAGATCACCACCACCAGTTACACCAGAAGATTTATCATCACCTGGTAGTGATAGTGGACGTTCATCAGCTGGTAGTACATCTGCTGGTTCAACAATTCTCATGAAAATTGATCAAAATACAACACCAATGACTGGTGGTAATAATacaactacaacaacaacatcctcatcatcaacatcatcatcatcaccaagaTATCAGTGTCAAGATTGTGGTAAATCATATTCAACATATTCTGGTTTATCAAAACATCAACAATTTCATTGTGCTGCTGCTGAGGGACAaactaaaaaatcattttcatgtaaatattGTGAAAAAGTATATTTCAGTTTGGGTGCATTAAAAATGCATATTAGAACACATACATTACCATGTAAATGTCATCTTTGTGGTAAAGCATTTTCAAGACCATGGTTACTTCAAGGACACATTAGAACTCATACTGGTGAAAAACCATTTAGCTGCCAACATTGTAATCGTGCATTTGCTGATAGAAGTAATTTACGTGCACATTTACAAACTCACAGtgatgtcaaaaaatattcatgcaCATCTTGCAGTAAAACATTCAGTAGAATGTCATTACTTACCAAACATCAAGAGGGTGGATGTCCTGGTATGAGTGTGCCTATTGGCTATGgctgttaa